The following coding sequences lie in one Pseudomonas monsensis genomic window:
- a CDS encoding cytochrome b, with protein MSRDIAVTRYGKLSITLHWLMLALFVGVYACVEIKGYMPKGSEARGLLMGFHGLFGTGIFALVWLRLLGRLTPRPPITPKPPAWQTGISHLMHLALYVLMIATPILAWLMLAAADKPFPYFGFHVPAPVAIDPDFAKQLKYWHELLGSTGYWLIGLHAAAGLFHHYWVRDNTLVRMLPGRTE; from the coding sequence ATGTCCCGCGACATCGCCGTAACCCGTTACGGAAAACTCTCAATCACCCTGCACTGGCTGATGCTGGCGCTGTTTGTCGGCGTCTACGCATGCGTCGAAATCAAGGGCTACATGCCCAAGGGCAGCGAAGCGCGCGGCTTGCTGATGGGCTTTCATGGTTTGTTCGGCACGGGCATCTTCGCGCTGGTGTGGTTGCGCCTGCTCGGCCGTCTGACGCCGCGTCCGCCGATCACGCCCAAGCCACCGGCATGGCAGACCGGCATTTCGCACCTGATGCACCTGGCGCTGTACGTGCTGATGATCGCCACGCCGATCCTCGCCTGGCTGATGCTCGCCGCCGCCGACAAACCGTTCCCGTACTTCGGCTTCCACGTCCCGGCACCCGTGGCCATCGACCCGGACTTTGCCAAACAACTGAAGTACTGGCACGAACTGCTGGGCAGCACTGGCTACTGGCTGATCGGCCTGCACGCCGCGGCGGGGCTGTTTCACCATTACTGGGTGCGGGATAACACGCTGGTGCGGATGCTGCCAGGCCGCACCGAATAA
- a CDS encoding DUF4287 domain-containing protein — translation MSEDNKVKGPASYFPSIEKKYGQPIEHWLNLLAGITDKKHMELVAWLKDEHGMGHGHANALVAHHLAAKK, via the coding sequence ATGAGCGAAGACAACAAGGTAAAAGGCCCGGCGTCGTACTTCCCCTCCATCGAGAAAAAATACGGCCAGCCCATCGAACACTGGCTAAACCTGCTCGCCGGCATCACCGACAAGAAGCACATGGAACTGGTGGCGTGGCTCAAGGATGAACACGGCATGGGCCACGGTCATGCCAACGCCTTGGTTGCGCATCATCTGGCGGCTAAAAAGTGA
- a CDS encoding GNAT family N-acetyltransferase, which translates to MNFSHRPVTADDVNTLCSFPQGEQELFFMFPKANFPLTEEQMHSAISQRFDSTAFLANGEFVGFANFYRAERDGICCIGNVIVAPYARGQGIARYIVETMTAVGFEKYQAKEVQLSCFNENTAGLLLYPKLGFVPFSIEERPAPNGGRSALINMTRHRP; encoded by the coding sequence ATGAATTTCTCCCACCGACCAGTGACGGCCGACGACGTCAACACCCTCTGCAGCTTTCCCCAAGGCGAACAAGAGCTGTTCTTCATGTTCCCGAAAGCCAACTTCCCGCTGACGGAAGAGCAAATGCACAGCGCGATCAGCCAGCGCTTCGACTCCACGGCTTTTCTGGCCAACGGCGAGTTCGTCGGCTTCGCCAACTTCTACCGCGCTGAGCGCGATGGCATCTGCTGCATCGGCAACGTCATCGTCGCGCCCTACGCCAGAGGCCAAGGTATTGCGCGGTATATCGTCGAAACCATGACCGCAGTGGGTTTCGAAAAATATCAGGCCAAAGAAGTGCAACTGTCGTGTTTCAACGAAAACACTGCAGGCCTGCTGCTCTACCCGAAACTCGGCTTCGTGCCGTTCTCTATCGAAGAACGCCCGGCGCCAAATGGTGGACGTTCTGCCCTCATCAACATGACGCGCCACCGACCATAG
- a CDS encoding thioesterase family protein codes for MNLWFRLLCMLFHRPWRNPVNALESTIIRMRVWPLDLDFNRHVTNGRYFTMADVGRMDFVLRSGAFRVALRTKALPIVGDTWGKFRRELKLFEAFEIHSRMLGWDDKWSFMEHRFVSKGRVIGVVVMRGLFRSAKGTIAPGEFVRELGLPERSPEMPEWLTSWSANCDAMSCQLRGEEA; via the coding sequence ATGAATTTGTGGTTTCGACTGCTCTGCATGCTTTTTCACCGACCGTGGCGCAACCCGGTCAATGCGCTGGAATCCACCATTATCCGCATGCGCGTGTGGCCACTGGATCTCGATTTCAATCGGCATGTCACCAATGGCCGCTATTTCACAATGGCAGACGTCGGACGCATGGATTTTGTGTTGCGCAGTGGCGCGTTTCGGGTGGCGCTGCGCACCAAGGCGCTCCCGATCGTTGGCGACACCTGGGGTAAATTTCGGCGCGAACTCAAGCTGTTTGAAGCGTTTGAAATCCACAGCCGGATGCTCGGCTGGGATGATAAATGGAGCTTCATGGAACATCGCTTCGTGAGTAAAGGCCGGGTGATCGGCGTGGTGGTCATGCGTGGGCTGTTTCGTTCGGCGAAAGGAACGATTGCGCCGGGTGAGTTCGTCAGGGAGTTGGGGTTGCCTGAGCGGTCGCCCGAGATGCCGGAGTGGCTGACGTCGTGGTCTGCGAATTGCGATGCAATGAGTTGTCAGCTTAGGGGTGAGGAGGCTTGA
- a CDS encoding DUF6124 family protein, which produces MIKPTPNPPETDPASPYESLGSKKLHEAAERALDHYLLPASHIMANAQEPERMYLANPKYDTESLLANASETLGSASEMLNNFAAVLDTAHRKTALGIAQVVMLGEIAVNQALDNVEVPR; this is translated from the coding sequence ATGATCAAACCAACACCCAACCCGCCAGAAACCGACCCCGCATCCCCCTACGAATCCCTCGGTTCCAAAAAACTCCACGAAGCCGCCGAACGCGCCCTCGACCACTACCTGCTCCCGGCCAGCCACATCATGGCCAACGCTCAGGAGCCGGAACGCATGTATCTCGCCAACCCGAAGTACGACACCGAATCCCTCCTGGCCAACGCCAGCGAAACCCTCGGCTCCGCCAGCGAAATGCTCAACAACTTCGCCGCCGTCCTCGACACTGCCCACCGCAAAACCGCACTGGGCATCGCCCAAGTCGTGATGCTCGGCGAAATCGCCGTCAACCAGGCACTGGACAACGTCGAAGTCCCCCGATAA
- a CDS encoding IS3 family transposase (programmed frameshift) — protein MTKQRRSFSAEFKREAAGLVLDQSYSHIEASRSLGVVESALRRWVNQLQQERTGVTPQSKALTPEQQKIQELEARIARLEREKSILKKGYRALDVGRARAHTLIDQLSTQEPVDWLCAVFDVTRSCYCAHRLRRRNPDVERLRLRSRVNELFTQSRSAAGSRSIVSMMQEDGEQIGRFKVRGLMRELALVSKQPGSHPYKQATVERPDIPNILNREFDVPAPNQVWCGDITYIWAQGKWHYLAVVLDLYARRIVGWALSNKPDADLVIKALDMAYEQRGRPQGLMFHSDQGSQYGSRQFRQRLWRYRMRQSMSRRGNCWDNAPMERVFRSLKTEWIPTVGYMTAQEAHRDISHYLMHRYNWIRPHQFNNGLAPAQAEKKLNVVSGIS, from the exons ATGACCAAACAACGTCGTTCCTTTTCCGCTGAATTCAAACGCGAGGCCGCAGGCCTCGTGCTCGATCAAAGCTATAGCCATATCGAAGCCAGCCGCTCGCTTGGTGTGGTTGAGTCCGCGTTGCGCCGCTGGGTTAATCAGCTTCAGCAGGAGCGCACCGGCGTTACTCCGCAGAGTAAAGCGCTGACGCCAGAGCAACAGAAAATCCAGGAATTGGAAGCTCGAATCGCTCGACTTGAGCGGGAGAAATCCATTTTAAAGA AAGGCTACCGCGCTCTTGATGTCGGAAGAGCACGAGCGCACACGCTGATTGATCAGTTAAGTACCCAAGAGCCGGTCGATTGGCTTTGCGCAGTCTTTGATGTCACTCGTTCGTGTTACTGCGCCCACCGCCTCAGGCGCCGAAATCCCGACGTTGAGCGGCTTCGGTTGCGCAGTCGGGTCAACGAACTTTTCACGCAAAGTCGAAGCGCTGCCGGTAGCCGCAGTATCGTGTCGATGATGCAGGAAGACGGCGAGCAGATCGGGCGGTTTAAGGTGCGAGGCCTGATGCGGGAACTGGCGCTAGTCAGCAAACAACCTGGATCACATCCCTACAAACAAGCGACGGTCGAGCGGCCTGACATTCCGAATATCTTGAATCGAGAGTTTGATGTTCCGGCACCCAACCAGGTCTGGTGTGGCGACATCACCTACATCTGGGCTCAAGGGAAATGGCATTACCTGGCAGTCGTTCTGGATCTCTACGCACGTCGGATTGTGGGCTGGGCGCTGTCAAACAAGCCGGATGCGGATCTGGTCATCAAGGCGTTGGACATGGCTTATGAGCAGCGTGGCAGGCCTCAAGGGCTAATGTTTCACTCGGATCAGGGCTCGCAATATGGCAGCCGTCAGTTTCGCCAACGGCTCTGGCGTTACCGCATGCGCCAAAGCATGAGCCGTCGTGGAAACTGTTGGGATAATGCGCCGATGGAGCGTGTGTTTCGCAGCTTGAAAACTGAGTGGATACCAACCGTGGGCTACATGACAGCTCAAGAAGCGCACCGCGACATCAGTCATTACCTGATGCATCGGTACAACTGGATTAGACCGCACCAATTCAACAACGGACTGGCCCCAGCTCAGGCCGAGAAAAAACTTAACGTCGTGTCCGGGATTAGTTGA